A stretch of Nitrospira sp. DNA encodes these proteins:
- the lgt gene encoding prolipoprotein diacylglyceryl transferase, protein MGSFAEIPYPHIDPVFLELGPLQFRWYGLMYLIGLTAAYFLIKRTVAAKQLPLGPDQIYDMVVFAAFGVFLGGRLGYTLFYNFPYYSQHPEKILAVWEGGMSFHGGLIGTIVALIWFSKRRGIPVYTVADLAASVTPIGLGFGRMGNFINGELYGRATDVEWCMVFPSGGPACRHPSQLYEASLEGVLLFTVVWLVGRRSTPPGTLCWTFIAGYGICRMFVELFREPDLHLGFVLGPFSMGQLLSAPMVMLGVFMLVWGYHKRALDQSRSMPPLQ, encoded by the coding sequence ATGGGCTCGTTCGCAGAAATTCCCTACCCGCATATCGATCCTGTCTTTCTCGAACTCGGACCGCTCCAGTTTCGCTGGTACGGGTTGATGTACCTCATCGGCCTCACGGCAGCCTACTTCCTCATCAAGCGCACGGTGGCAGCCAAGCAGCTTCCGCTCGGGCCGGACCAGATTTATGACATGGTGGTGTTCGCCGCCTTCGGGGTGTTTTTGGGCGGGCGCCTCGGCTATACACTGTTCTACAATTTCCCCTACTACTCGCAGCATCCGGAGAAGATTCTGGCCGTCTGGGAAGGCGGCATGTCGTTTCATGGCGGGCTTATCGGCACCATCGTCGCGCTCATTTGGTTCAGCAAACGCCGGGGCATTCCCGTCTATACGGTCGCCGATCTGGCCGCCTCTGTCACGCCGATCGGATTGGGATTCGGACGGATGGGGAACTTCATCAATGGAGAACTCTACGGCCGGGCCACCGATGTCGAGTGGTGCATGGTGTTCCCCAGCGGCGGACCGGCTTGCCGGCATCCCTCACAGCTCTATGAAGCCTCGCTCGAAGGGGTGTTGTTATTCACAGTAGTGTGGCTGGTGGGCCGGAGATCCACACCCCCGGGCACGCTCTGCTGGACCTTTATCGCGGGCTACGGGATCTGCCGGATGTTTGTGGAGCTCTTTCGTGAGCCGGATCTCCATTTGGGCTTTGTGCTCGGCCCCTTTTCCATGGGCCAGCTCCTCTCGGCGCCGATGGTGATGCTGGGCGTCTTCATGCTCGTGTGGGGCTATCACAAGCGCGCCCTCGATCAGTCCCGCTCAATGCCCCCGCTTCAATAA
- a CDS encoding metallopeptidase family protein, which produces MSTPHSQPSGEAFARLVQQAIAELPPEYATLLDTIAVVVEEEPPRQVLDDMEIDPEEELLGLYHGLPIGDESFFGSGGEHPARIALYRGPILRLCETEEEIVQEVCDTLVHELGHHVGLDDDEMPY; this is translated from the coding sequence ATGTCTACCCCTCATTCCCAGCCATCCGGTGAAGCGTTTGCCCGCTTGGTACAACAGGCCATCGCCGAGCTGCCTCCGGAATATGCCACGCTGCTCGATACCATCGCCGTAGTGGTGGAAGAAGAGCCGCCGCGGCAGGTCCTTGATGACATGGAGATCGACCCGGAGGAAGAATTGCTCGGCCTGTATCACGGCCTGCCGATCGGCGACGAGTCATTTTTCGGATCCGGGGGAGAGCACCCCGCGCGGATCGCACTCTACCGGGGGCCGATTCTGCGGCTCTGCGAGACGGAGGAAGAGATCGTGCAGGAGGTGTGCGACACGCTCGTGCACGAGCTGGGACATCATGTGGGACTGGACGATGACGAGATGCCTTATTGA